From the Anaerolineales bacterium genome, one window contains:
- a CDS encoding SPFH domain-containing protein, whose protein sequence is MARIFDVIEYPNEMKEEIVHRFPESGAGDFRIGSQVIVRESQNALFFRDGKALDVFGPGRHTIATGNVPLLVNLLGTLFDGRSPFTAEVYFVSMREFLDRKWGTPQPIVMQTPGIGLGWLLLQGFGTYAYQVEDPQQFVTQVVGTQGKYDTAEIENDLRSRLLRSFSDLLGEMKGKYSTVQDIIGNQEEISAGVRAKTASDFEARGLVLKSFVIANLTPARTTAEDLRDMGLLDTATYTQLQAADAMRDAANNPSGGAGLTAGIGAGVGIGQVMGEALKGAMSSPAAAAMPDVMTTAEVAGFLKVAEKDVLAAIESKDLKAKKVGGTYRITKANLEAFLGGDE, encoded by the coding sequence ATGGCTCGTATTTTTGACGTAATTGAATACCCCAATGAGATGAAGGAAGAGATCGTACATCGCTTCCCAGAGAGCGGTGCGGGTGACTTCCGTATTGGCTCGCAAGTGATCGTGCGTGAATCCCAGAATGCCCTGTTCTTTCGCGATGGCAAAGCGCTGGATGTGTTTGGTCCCGGCCGCCACACGATCGCTACGGGCAACGTGCCGCTGCTGGTCAACCTGCTGGGTACGCTTTTTGATGGTCGTAGCCCCTTCACGGCTGAGGTGTATTTTGTCTCCATGCGGGAGTTTTTGGACCGCAAGTGGGGTACCCCGCAGCCGATCGTGATGCAGACCCCCGGAATTGGCCTGGGTTGGCTGTTGCTGCAGGGTTTTGGCACCTATGCCTATCAGGTGGAAGACCCTCAGCAGTTTGTGACCCAGGTGGTAGGCACCCAGGGTAAGTATGACACCGCCGAGATCGAAAATGACCTGCGCTCTCGCTTGCTGCGCTCCTTCTCTGACCTGCTGGGTGAGATGAAGGGCAAGTACAGCACGGTGCAGGACATCATCGGCAACCAGGAAGAAATCAGCGCCGGCGTGCGTGCCAAGACCGCCTCGGACTTTGAGGCGCGTGGTTTGGTGCTGAAGAGCTTCGTGATCGCCAACTTGACTCCGGCACGCACCACGGCGGAGGACCTGCGCGATATGGGCTTGCTGGACACGGCCACCTATACGCAACTGCAGGCGGCCGACGCGATGCGCGATGCTGCCAACAATCCCAGCGGCGGCGCCGGCCTGACGGCCGGTATCGGTGCCGGCGTGGGCATTGGCCAAGTGATGGGCGAGGCGCTCAAAGGCGCCATGAGCAGCCCGGCCGCGGCCGCCATGCCGGATGTGATGACCACCGCTGAAGTGGCTGGCTTCCTCAAGGTGGCTGAGAAGGATGTGCTGGCTGCCATCGAAAGCAAAGATCTTAAGGCCAAAAAGGTGGGTGGCACTTACCGGATTACCAAAGCCAACCTGGAGGCCTTCCTCGGTGGTGATGAGTAA
- a CDS encoding class II fructose-bisphosphate aldolase yields the protein MNNEALNKVFHALGNSIDYSDGKVTIKDEATVRSQIGSLVELSALGSKAEQSWARYIVRLLAVELGAFPASIHELYIARGRGDVPPTFTVPAMNLRALSHDAARCVFRVAKDIDAGAFIFEIARSEIGYTEQRPAEYATNILAAAIAEGYQGPVFIQGDHFQISAKRYKEDPAKEIAAVEELTVEAMQAGFLNIDIDTSTLVDINQVGEPAQQRLNSELSAHFTHFIRQHEPAGVTVSVGGEIGEVGGRNSNEAELRAYVDGFQTKLDELGSGQAGLSKISIQTGTSHGGVVLPDGSVAKVKVDFDTLLNLSRVARNEYGFAGAVQHGASTLPEDAFGKFVEAEACEVHLATNFQNILYSSVPQALLAEVYAYIDEKYAEDRKPEQTDEQFHYENRKRALGPFKAKLMQLSEGEKEAIFQAWEEQFRMLFGHLAIAGTRKYVDEFVSRTYPEVTRAFYFGEEVEQEEVKDLAD from the coding sequence ATGAATAACGAAGCTTTGAATAAAGTGTTCCACGCCCTGGGCAACAGCATTGACTATAGCGACGGCAAAGTCACCATCAAAGATGAGGCCACCGTTCGCAGTCAGATCGGCAGCCTGGTGGAACTGTCTGCCCTGGGCAGCAAGGCTGAGCAATCCTGGGCGCGTTACATTGTGCGCTTGCTGGCTGTAGAGCTTGGCGCCTTCCCAGCAAGCATCCATGAACTCTACATCGCCCGCGGCCGCGGGGATGTCCCCCCCACTTTCACCGTGCCGGCTATGAACCTGCGTGCCCTCTCGCACGACGCGGCCCGTTGCGTATTCCGCGTGGCCAAAGACATCGACGCGGGAGCCTTCATATTCGAGATCGCTCGTTCAGAGATCGGCTACACCGAGCAGCGCCCTGCGGAATACGCCACCAATATTCTGGCAGCCGCCATCGCTGAGGGCTATCAGGGTCCGGTCTTCATCCAGGGCGACCATTTCCAGATCTCGGCCAAGCGTTACAAAGAGGACCCCGCCAAGGAAATTGCCGCAGTGGAAGAGCTGACGGTGGAGGCCATGCAAGCCGGTTTTCTAAATATTGATATTGACACCTCCACCTTGGTAGACATTAATCAGGTCGGCGAACCAGCTCAGCAGCGTTTGAACTCTGAGCTTTCGGCCCATTTCACTCACTTCATCCGCCAGCACGAACCGGCCGGTGTCACGGTCTCCGTCGGCGGAGAGATCGGCGAAGTGGGCGGCCGCAATTCCAACGAAGCGGAATTGCGCGCCTATGTGGACGGCTTCCAAACCAAGCTCGACGAATTGGGCAGCGGCCAGGCGGGGCTCAGCAAGATCAGCATCCAGACCGGCACGTCCCACGGTGGCGTGGTGCTGCCCGACGGCAGCGTCGCCAAGGTGAAAGTGGACTTCGACACGCTGCTGAACCTGAGCCGTGTGGCGCGCAATGAATATGGCTTTGCTGGCGCCGTACAGCACGGCGCTTCGACCCTGCCCGAGGATGCCTTTGGTAAGTTCGTGGAGGCGGAAGCTTGCGAAGTACACCTGGCCACTAACTTCCAGAACATTCTCTACTCAAGCGTTCCCCAAGCGCTCTTGGCTGAGGTCTACGCCTACATCGACGAAAAATACGCCGAGGATCGCAAGCCCGAACAGACGGACGAACAGTTCCATTACGAAAACCGCAAGCGCGCCCTGGGGCCTTTCAAGGCCAAGCTCATGCAGCTTTCTGAGGGCGAAAAAGAAGCCATCTTCCAGGCCTGGGAAGAACAGTTCCGCATGCTTTTCGGGCATCTGGCTATCGCCGGTACACGCAAGTATGTGGATGAATTTGTCTCCCGCACCTATCCAGAGGTAACGCGGGCCTTCTATTTCGGCGAAGAAGTCGAACAAGAAGAAGTCAAGGACCTTGCAGACTAA
- a CDS encoding NUDIX domain-containing protein has protein sequence MQTNPQAFDSRRYQVIPRVLVFVSRGDEVLMMKRAADRRVFPGQYNGLGGHVEVGESVLAAARREVLEESGLHAADLWLCAVVAIDTGTPHTGIVMWVFRGSAEGEPSSTPEGENAWIPRDQLASLPMVEDIPVLLPKILDMQPGDAPLWAHYSYTPDGQLQMHFEAP, from the coding sequence TTGCAGACTAACCCTCAGGCCTTTGACAGCCGCCGCTACCAGGTCATTCCTCGCGTGCTGGTTTTCGTTAGCCGCGGGGATGAGGTTCTGATGATGAAACGCGCCGCCGACCGGCGCGTTTTCCCCGGCCAGTACAATGGCCTGGGCGGCCATGTGGAAGTGGGCGAAAGCGTGCTGGCGGCTGCCCGGCGTGAAGTCCTGGAGGAGAGTGGGCTGCACGCCGCAGATCTATGGCTATGCGCAGTAGTGGCGATTGATACAGGTACTCCCCATACCGGCATCGTGATGTGGGTTTTTCGGGGCAGCGCCGAAGGCGAACCCAGCTCCACGCCAGAGGGCGAAAATGCCTGGATCCCCCGCGACCAATTGGCTAGCCTGCCGATGGTCGAGGACATCCCGGTGCTTTTGCCCAAGATCTTGGATATGCAGCCTGGCGATGCCCCACTCTGGGCTCATTACAGCTACACGCCGGACGGCCAACTGCAGATGCACTTCGAAGCTCCCTAA
- a CDS encoding polyprenyl synthetase family protein, translating to MTLNTYRNEMLPMVEEALKAATQPANTPGQEVLYGMLSYHMGWEGLGAGPKAAGKRVRSILLLLSCAAAGGNWRAALPAAAAVELLHNFSLIHDDIQDKSDLRRGRPTLWALHGTAQAINAGDAMFALAHISLESLEDSANQAIYAAAAKLLARTSLQLTQGQYLDMAYETVENPGVEAYWPMIWGKTAVLIRACTDLGARIAGLTGRELKAYMLFGEKLGLAYQVYDDLLGIWGDPDEMGKSAHTDLLSGKKSLPVLFGLENKGRFASRWQEGGIPEEQVAEFARLLEEEGAQQFTRQKAAQLTEEALEALRAAKPLETAGEALMALAQELGHRSL from the coding sequence ATGACTCTAAACACCTACCGCAACGAAATGCTGCCTATGGTCGAAGAAGCGCTAAAGGCAGCTACGCAGCCCGCCAATACCCCCGGCCAGGAAGTGCTCTATGGCATGCTCAGCTATCACATGGGTTGGGAGGGCCTGGGCGCCGGCCCCAAGGCGGCCGGCAAACGCGTGCGCTCCATCCTGCTGCTGCTCTCCTGCGCCGCCGCCGGTGGCAACTGGCGTGCGGCCCTGCCCGCGGCCGCGGCCGTGGAACTGCTGCACAACTTCTCGCTGATCCATGATGACATTCAGGACAAGAGCGACCTGCGCCGCGGCCGCCCCACGCTGTGGGCGCTGCACGGCACCGCCCAGGCCATTAATGCCGGCGATGCCATGTTCGCCCTGGCTCACATCAGCTTGGAGAGCCTCGAGGACAGCGCCAACCAGGCCATCTACGCCGCCGCCGCCAAGCTGCTGGCGCGCACCAGCTTGCAGCTGACCCAGGGACAATACCTGGACATGGCCTATGAAACCGTGGAGAACCCGGGCGTTGAAGCCTATTGGCCGATGATCTGGGGTAAGACCGCCGTGCTCATCCGCGCCTGCACGGACTTGGGGGCGCGGATTGCCGGGCTAACTGGCCGCGAACTGAAAGCCTATATGCTCTTTGGCGAAAAGCTGGGCCTGGCCTACCAGGTCTATGATGATCTACTCGGCATCTGGGGCGACCCGGACGAAATGGGCAAGTCAGCGCACACCGATCTACTCAGCGGCAAGAAGTCCCTGCCCGTTTTGTTTGGCCTGGAAAACAAAGGCCGCTTCGCCAGCCGTTGGCAGGAAGGCGGCATTCCAGAGGAGCAAGTAGCGGAATTTGCCCGCCTGCTGGAAGAAGAAGGCGCACAGCAGTTCACCCGCCAGAAGGCCGCTCAACTCACCGAAGAAGCCCTGGAGGCGCTGCGCGCTGCCAAGCCCCTGGAGACCGCCGGCGAAGCCTTGATGGCTCTGGCCCAGGAACTGGGCCACCGCAGTCTCTAA
- the hemW gene encoding radical SAM family heme chaperone HemW, whose protein sequence is MLPVSLYLHIPFCTHRCGYCDFNTYAGLEALMPAYADALQQEARLLAQATPERLKVHTIFFGGGTPSLLPPKTVAAILQTLAEAYDLAADAEITLEANPGTLDRQKLQGLRAAGINRLSFGVQSSSPEELRLLEREHDFIDVIQAVECARQTGFDNLNLDWIFGLPGQSLHSWQRNVELAIQLAPEHLSLYALTIEHGTPFKDMAARGLLPDLDADLAADMYELAADRLAAAGYAQYEISNWARRDSSGGLLACKHNLQYWRSLPYAGLGAGAHGFLGGKRTANVLAPAAYIKRLREGAALEFPRTPATVNLTALEPRDEMGEVMMMGLRLIHEGVSQSSFSQRFGQSLDDVYGREIRQLTQSGLLERMNGEQAGIRLSQRGRLLGNQVFVEFI, encoded by the coding sequence ATGCTGCCTGTCAGCCTGTATTTGCACATCCCCTTTTGCACCCATCGTTGCGGTTACTGCGACTTCAACACCTACGCAGGTCTGGAGGCGCTGATGCCCGCCTATGCAGACGCGCTGCAACAAGAAGCGCGCTTACTGGCTCAGGCCACCCCGGAACGACTGAAGGTGCACACCATCTTTTTTGGCGGCGGCACGCCTTCGTTGCTGCCGCCCAAGACCGTGGCGGCCATCTTGCAAACGCTGGCGGAGGCATACGACCTCGCTGCGGATGCTGAGATCACCCTGGAGGCCAACCCCGGCACGTTGGACCGGCAAAAACTGCAGGGGCTGCGCGCCGCCGGGATAAACCGCCTAAGTTTCGGGGTGCAGTCTTCCAGCCCGGAGGAACTGCGCCTGCTGGAGCGTGAACACGACTTTATCGACGTGATCCAAGCGGTAGAGTGCGCGCGCCAGACCGGGTTCGACAACCTGAACCTGGACTGGATCTTTGGCTTGCCGGGTCAGTCGTTGCACTCCTGGCAGCGCAATGTGGAACTGGCCATACAGCTGGCCCCGGAACACCTCTCACTCTATGCCCTGACCATTGAGCACGGCACGCCTTTCAAGGACATGGCCGCCCGTGGCTTGTTGCCGGACCTGGATGCCGATCTGGCGGCCGACATGTACGAATTGGCCGCCGATCGCCTGGCCGCCGCCGGCTACGCGCAATACGAGATCTCCAATTGGGCGCGGCGCGATTCCAGCGGTGGATTGCTGGCTTGCAAGCACAACTTGCAGTATTGGCGCAGCCTGCCTTACGCCGGCCTGGGCGCCGGCGCCCACGGGTTCCTGGGCGGCAAGCGCACTGCCAACGTGCTGGCGCCGGCCGCCTACATCAAGCGACTGCGTGAGGGCGCCGCGCTGGAGTTCCCGCGCACGCCGGCGACCGTCAACCTGACGGCTTTGGAGCCGCGGGATGAGATGGGCGAAGTGATGATGATGGGGCTGCGCCTGATCCACGAAGGGGTCTCGCAAAGCAGCTTTTCGCAGCGCTTCGGCCAGTCGCTGGATGATGTCTACGGGCGGGAGATACGTCAGCTGACCCAGTCTGGCTTGCTGGAGCGCATGAATGGTGAACAAGCAGGCATCCGCCTTAGTCAGCGGGGGCGCCTGTTGGGTAACCAGGTGTTCGTAGAGTTTATTTAG
- a CDS encoding LysM peptidoglycan-binding domain-containing protein, producing MSERSPRCLVCGHQFDQGSKTPLVRTPAAGRTQPQVVLSIPIAIGLLAFVLLLLGGLVYFALSPSGTAAEDAELVANESATPTLSPTPETPTPTSTPQPTNTPLSYTVQALDTCGGIAFAFNIQPQDIILANALNANCGLSIGQVLSIPQPTFTPTPLATATLSELEATIAACETRSHVVQEGETLSLIALTFGVPMEAIMEWNSLTSDVAFLGQRLSIPMCERTFVGVATVTPTVAPPYPAPEPLLPANGSPFDSSSSTVTLQWSSVGALRGNEYYQVTVTDITGGQNRQTIGHVKDTTFTVPANFRPSTGQPHIFSWQVVPVAQIGVDADGLPVYIAGGPSSEMRFFSWNGGAGGGAPAATATPTP from the coding sequence GTGAGCGAACGCTCCCCGCGTTGCCTGGTTTGCGGCCATCAATTCGACCAGGGCAGCAAGACCCCCTTGGTGCGGACGCCCGCCGCCGGGCGCACGCAGCCTCAGGTCGTGCTCAGCATCCCCATCGCCATCGGCTTGCTGGCATTTGTGCTCTTGCTGCTGGGCGGTTTGGTCTACTTTGCGTTATCGCCAAGCGGAACCGCAGCAGAGGACGCTGAGCTCGTGGCCAACGAAAGTGCTACTCCGACGCTGTCACCCACGCCAGAGACGCCCACGCCAACCTCCACTCCGCAGCCCACCAATACGCCGTTGAGCTACACGGTGCAGGCCCTGGATACTTGTGGCGGCATCGCCTTTGCTTTCAACATCCAACCGCAAGACATCATTCTGGCCAACGCGCTTAATGCCAACTGTGGGTTGAGCATTGGCCAGGTGCTCAGCATTCCCCAACCCACCTTCACCCCAACGCCGTTGGCCACAGCCACTCTCAGCGAGCTGGAAGCAACCATCGCCGCCTGCGAGACCCGCAGCCACGTCGTTCAAGAGGGCGAAACCCTCAGCCTGATCGCCTTGACCTTTGGTGTGCCGATGGAAGCCATTATGGAGTGGAACTCGCTGACTTCGGATGTGGCTTTCCTCGGTCAGCGGCTTTCCATCCCGATGTGCGAGCGCACCTTTGTGGGTGTAGCCACAGTGACACCCACGGTGGCCCCGCCCTATCCAGCCCCCGAGCCGCTGCTGCCGGCCAACGGCTCCCCATTCGACTCCTCCAGCAGCACGGTGACGCTGCAATGGTCCTCGGTCGGCGCCCTGCGCGGCAACGAGTACTACCAGGTCACGGTCACCGACATCACCGGCGGCCAGAACCGCCAAACCATCGGGCATGTCAAGGACACTACTTTCACCGTCCCGGCCAACTTCCGGCCCAGCACCGGCCAGCCGCACATCTTTAGCTGGCAGGTGGTGCCCGTGGCTCAGATCGGCGTGGATGCCGATGGCCTGCCGGTCTACATTGCCGGCGGCCCCTCCAGCGAAATGCGCTTCTTCTCCTGGAACGGTGGAGCCGGCGGCGGTGCGCCTGCCGCCACTGCTACGCCCACACCATAG
- a CDS encoding citrate synthase has product MSKDTLSITDNRTGKQYEIPVWEGTIRALDLRQIKTGDDDFGLMSYDPAFTNTASTKSSITLVDGDKGILRYRGYPIEQLAENCTYLEVAYLILHGELPNKAQDEQWVYDITHHTIIHENIKNFMQHFRYDAHPMGMFIATVAALSTFYPEASNIGDEAGRTIQIQRLIAKVPTIAAFSYRHSQGLPFAYPDNDLSYPGNFLNMMFRMTELKYEPNPVLERALDVLFILHADHEQNCSTNAMRGIGSSQVDPYSAMAGAAAALYGPLHGGANEAVLRMLNQIGDAKNIPAFVDKVKKGEGRLMGFGHRVYKNYDPRARIIKQVAEDVFKVTGRNPMLDVAMELERIALEDDYFIERKLYPNVDFYSGIIYQAMRLPTSFFPVMFAIPRTVGWLAQWQEMLLDSEQKIARPRQVYLGEDVRDFVPMAKRK; this is encoded by the coding sequence ATGTCCAAAGACACATTATCGATCACGGACAACCGCACCGGGAAACAATACGAGATCCCGGTGTGGGAAGGCACCATTCGGGCTTTGGATTTGCGCCAGATCAAGACTGGCGACGATGATTTTGGCCTGATGAGCTATGACCCGGCCTTCACCAACACAGCCAGCACCAAGAGCAGCATTACGTTGGTGGACGGTGACAAGGGCATTCTGCGCTATCGCGGCTATCCGATCGAGCAGCTGGCGGAGAACTGTACCTATCTTGAAGTGGCATACCTGATCTTGCATGGCGAATTGCCCAACAAGGCTCAGGACGAGCAGTGGGTGTACGACATCACCCACCATACGATCATCCACGAGAACATCAAGAACTTCATGCAGCACTTCCGCTACGATGCACATCCGATGGGCATGTTCATCGCCACCGTGGCTGCGCTGTCCACCTTCTATCCTGAAGCCAGCAATATCGGCGACGAAGCCGGGCGCACGATCCAGATCCAACGTCTGATCGCCAAGGTGCCCACCATTGCGGCGTTTTCTTATCGCCATAGCCAGGGCTTGCCGTTTGCCTATCCGGACAATGACCTGAGCTACCCGGGCAACTTCCTGAACATGATGTTCCGCATGACCGAGTTGAAGTATGAGCCCAACCCGGTGCTGGAGCGTGCCCTGGATGTGCTCTTTATCTTGCATGCGGACCACGAGCAGAACTGCAGCACCAACGCGATGCGCGGCATCGGCTCCAGCCAGGTGGATCCGTATTCCGCCATGGCCGGTGCGGCGGCCGCCTTGTACGGCCCGCTGCACGGCGGCGCCAACGAAGCGGTACTGCGCATGCTCAACCAGATCGGCGACGCCAAGAACATTCCGGCATTCGTCGATAAGGTCAAGAAGGGCGAAGGGCGCCTGATGGGCTTTGGGCACCGCGTGTACAAGAATTATGACCCGCGGGCGCGCATCATCAAGCAGGTGGCGGAGGACGTCTTCAAGGTGACCGGCCGCAACCCAATGCTGGATGTGGCCATGGAACTGGAGCGCATTGCCCTCGAGGACGACTACTTCATCGAGCGCAAGCTGTACCCGAATGTGGACTTCTACTCGGGCATCATCTATCAGGCCATGCGCCTGCCGACCAGCTTCTTCCCGGTGATGTTCGCCATCCCCCGCACGGTGGGTTGGCTGGCTCAGTGGCAGGAAATGCTGCTGGATAGCGAGCAGAAGATCGCCCGCCCGCGCCAAGTGTACCTGGGCGAGGATGTGCGCGACTTTGTACCGATGGCCAAGCGTAAGTAG
- the mdh gene encoding malate dehydrogenase, translating into MTKVSIVGAGMTGATAAHWLAERELADIALVDVVEGMPQGKALDLLQAMPVIGKDVRVTGSNDYKVTEGSDIVVITAGLPRKPGMSREDLLNTNADIVKKATEETLKHSPDAIYIILTNPLDTMCYVTMKTGGLPRERVIGQAGILDSARMRAFVAMELGVSVENINCYVLGGHGDSMVPLTRHSNVAGVPLNEMLPADRLEAIVERTRKGGGEIVSLLKQGSAFYAPSVAIAQMVEAILKDKNLIVPSSIYLQGEYGQKDIFFGVPAQLGRKGLVKVIEYTLNAEEQAEVDKSAAEVKASMTELKI; encoded by the coding sequence ATGACTAAAGTTTCTATTGTCGGCGCCGGCATGACCGGCGCTACCGCGGCCCACTGGTTGGCTGAGCGCGAACTGGCGGATATCGCCTTGGTCGATGTGGTCGAAGGCATGCCGCAGGGTAAAGCCCTGGATCTGCTGCAGGCCATGCCGGTGATCGGCAAGGACGTGCGCGTGACAGGCAGTAATGACTACAAGGTAACCGAAGGGTCAGACATTGTGGTGATCACCGCCGGCCTGCCGCGCAAGCCGGGTATGAGCCGTGAAGATCTGCTTAACACAAACGCCGATATCGTCAAAAAAGCCACGGAAGAGACCCTCAAGCATTCCCCCGACGCCATCTACATTATTCTCACCAATCCACTGGATACGATGTGCTACGTCACGATGAAGACCGGTGGCCTGCCGCGCGAACGCGTAATCGGCCAGGCTGGCATCCTCGACTCCGCCCGCATGCGCGCCTTTGTGGCCATGGAACTGGGTGTCAGCGTGGAGAACATCAACTGCTACGTGCTGGGCGGCCACGGCGACAGCATGGTGCCGCTGACGCGCCATTCGAACGTGGCCGGCGTGCCGCTGAACGAGATGCTGCCCGCCGACCGGCTGGAAGCCATCGTGGAGCGTACCCGCAAGGGCGGCGGCGAGATCGTTTCGCTGCTCAAGCAGGGCAGCGCCTTCTATGCGCCTTCTGTGGCCATCGCCCAGATGGTGGAAGCCATTTTGAAAGACAAGAACCTGATCGTACCCAGCTCTATTTACCTGCAAGGTGAATATGGGCAGAAGGACATTTTCTTTGGCGTGCCTGCGCAGCTGGGCCGCAAGGGTCTGGTGAAGGTGATTGAGTACACGCTCAATGCAGAGGAACAGGCAGAGGTTGACAAGTCGGCGGCGGAAGTGAAAGCCAGCATGACCGAACTGAAGATCTAG
- the trxB gene encoding thioredoxin-disulfide reductase, translated as MLEVKRNANNSASPPEHVKNLILGSGPAGLSAALYTARAQLEPVVLAGQEYGGQVSQTHIVENYPGFPEAVGGPELTELFRKQAERFGARVVFDTATQVDLSQRPFRVTTYEKVYLADTLIIATGATPRHLDVPGEVELTGRGVSYCGTCDGFFFKDKDVIVVGGGDSAMEEGSFLTRFANNVTVIHRRGEFRAGELLLQRAQENPKMKFITNTVVNKIEGPEAVNTVELEDIVSGEKKNFKTDGVFIFIGHTPNTQLFVGQLEMDAGGYLIANQYMETSVPGVFAAGEVADPHFRQVITSAGMGAAAGIQATRFLEENP; from the coding sequence ATGCTCGAAGTCAAACGCAATGCCAACAATTCTGCTTCGCCGCCTGAGCATGTCAAGAATTTGATCTTAGGTTCTGGCCCAGCCGGCCTGAGCGCGGCCCTGTATACCGCTCGCGCCCAGCTCGAGCCGGTAGTGTTGGCCGGCCAGGAGTATGGCGGCCAGGTATCGCAAACCCATATTGTGGAGAATTACCCCGGCTTCCCCGAGGCGGTGGGCGGCCCGGAACTGACCGAGCTGTTCCGCAAGCAAGCCGAGCGCTTTGGCGCGCGTGTGGTCTTTGATACGGCCACCCAAGTGGACTTGAGCCAGCGGCCTTTCCGGGTCACGACCTATGAAAAAGTCTATCTGGCGGATACGCTGATCATTGCCACGGGCGCCACGCCGCGGCACTTGGATGTACCGGGCGAAGTGGAGCTGACTGGGCGCGGCGTTTCCTACTGCGGTACCTGCGATGGCTTCTTCTTCAAGGATAAGGACGTGATCGTGGTTGGCGGCGGGGACAGCGCCATGGAAGAAGGTTCGTTCCTGACGCGCTTTGCCAACAACGTGACCGTGATCCACCGCCGCGGGGAATTCCGTGCGGGCGAATTGCTGCTGCAGCGCGCCCAGGAAAACCCGAAAATGAAATTTATCACCAACACGGTGGTCAACAAGATCGAAGGTCCCGAAGCAGTCAATACAGTGGAGTTGGAAGATATCGTCTCCGGCGAGAAGAAGAACTTCAAAACCGATGGCGTGTTTATCTTCATCGGCCACACGCCCAACACGCAGCTGTTTGTCGGGCAGCTGGAGATGGACGCAGGCGGATACCTGATCGCCAACCAGTACATGGAGACCAGCGTCCCTGGTGTTTTCGCTGCGGGCGAAGTGGCTGACCCGCACTTCCGGCAGGTGATCACTTCTGCCGGCATGGGCGCTGCGGCGGGCATTCAGGCGACGCGCTTTCTCGAAGAAAACCCCTAA
- a CDS encoding folate-binding protein YgfZ yields MTLQAPPAYQAAKEGAAYFTLSAPGLLRFTGETHVDFLQRQTSNDLGLLSPQQAVPSLLTSAQGRVLEHFSLAQDGDNLLMLTQPGHGPGLAAYFQKRIFFNDQVVVQDQSDAYAQIELHGPLAVQALARLGLEPVAALDSLRAAEWQGHPVHLITQPGYGSPYRYLLMLPQPTAPALLVSLQLSELNASQRELLRIEAGLPGDPEFNHQYTPFELGLDRLVSATKGCYTGQEVLARQVTYDKVVRKLARISSQQPLAPGQRLLAEDKPVGEVTSAANSPTHGPLALAVLRRTHDQPGTRLTTENGEEAVILE; encoded by the coding sequence ATGACCCTACAGGCTCCACCTGCCTACCAGGCCGCCAAAGAAGGCGCCGCTTACTTCACCCTGAGCGCGCCCGGCCTTCTGCGCTTCACCGGGGAAACCCATGTGGATTTCTTGCAGCGGCAGACCAGCAATGATCTCGGCCTGCTCAGCCCGCAGCAAGCCGTGCCCAGCCTACTAACTTCCGCCCAGGGCCGCGTGCTAGAACATTTCAGCCTGGCCCAAGACGGAGACAACCTGCTCATGCTGACCCAACCCGGGCACGGCCCCGGGCTGGCAGCCTACTTCCAAAAACGCATCTTCTTCAATGACCAGGTCGTCGTCCAAGATCAGAGCGACGCCTATGCACAAATTGAACTGCACGGTCCGCTGGCAGTGCAGGCTCTGGCCAGGCTGGGCCTGGAACCCGTCGCAGCGCTGGATAGCCTGCGGGCGGCAGAATGGCAGGGGCATCCGGTTCATCTGATCACCCAACCCGGCTACGGCAGCCCGTACAGGTATCTTCTCATGCTGCCCCAACCCACCGCCCCCGCCCTGCTGGTTAGCCTGCAGCTGTCAGAACTGAACGCCTCACAACGTGAGCTGTTGCGCATTGAGGCCGGTCTGCCCGGCGACCCGGAATTCAATCACCAATACACGCCATTCGAACTTGGCTTGGATCGACTGGTCTCGGCCACCAAGGGCTGCTACACAGGTCAGGAAGTGCTCGCTCGCCAAGTGACCTACGACAAGGTCGTGCGCAAGCTAGCCCGGATCAGCAGCCAGCAACCCTTGGCTCCAGGCCAGCGGCTGCTGGCAGAGGACAAGCCCGTCGGCGAGGTCACCTCCGCAGCGAACTCGCCCACTCATGGCCCACTGGCCCTGGCCGTGCTGCGCCGGACACACGACCAGCCCGGTACCAGACTTACTACCGAAAACGGGGAAGAAGCAGTCATTCTGGAGTAA